One genomic segment of Pleurocapsa minor HA4230-MV1 includes these proteins:
- a CDS encoding KGK family protein — MREGSKLIISNEVISIDNQEDNIVISHSTYIAEEFFKQLRSRLGCHNKDQWTNEGVPCKILSPNQNWQKGKIRICLQFIPDRSESVLDDIRENK, encoded by the coding sequence ATGAGAGAAGGAAGCAAATTGATTATTAGTAATGAAGTTATTTCAATTGATAATCAAGAAGATAATATTGTAATTTCTCATTCTACTTATATAGCAGAAGAGTTTTTCAAGCAATTGAGATCTCGTCTTGGTTGCCACAATAAAGACCAATGGACTAATGAAGGAGTACCTTGTAAGATTCTATCTCCCAATCAAAATTGGCAAAAAGGTAAAATTAGAATTTGCTTACAGTTTATTCCCGATCGCTCAGAATCTGTTCTGGATGATATTAGAGAAAATAAATAA
- a CDS encoding dynamin-like GTPase family protein: MSFLPPQCSELSNNVNSILDLAQESNINQQNIPVIEASLKKAIAPKFEIVFAGAFSAGKSMLINALLERELLYSAEGHATGTECYIEYAEPEAERVVLTFLSEVEIKQQAVSLCQHLGLSAKDNISEPEVIDLLHQACAAIIEQEGGVSKSERAKKANALHLLLQGFVANRDRIDAQKNNTYSMEEFNFSNLSQAATYARRGSNSAVLTKVEYYCHHPLLQDGNVLVDMPGIDAPVKKDAELTYRKIEHPDTSAVICVLKPASAGEMTSEETELMEKMKSNLGIRDRVFYVFNRIDQTWYNGQLRQRLDNLIQTQFRDNKRVYKTSGLLGFYGSQVKFTNNSDRFGLNSLFAESVKGIGGEEETPQFVSEFNNYCANSGKLTRTNFRVSVNGYETPNENYTRILGEFGTPLIEQLITDSGIEEFRSAISRYLTEEKRPQLFANLAEDLKPICDDLKQSYLQQLQELDNQPHEIEAMKTQELTLLNQKLQVIAKEFAQHLEHEVNSIVTNQNSEFESDFQKLKAQMVSRLDELLQTFSVQDAYSRATLSHPRNATAPLIAVLVEALYYLANELEVILVTASQVLVQNFCQRLSDRFKQQDYYRALDRLLGEDTGIQAELKELESKLIYALVSEAKTECDRYVRESPRFYDEGTFSIYQFRQTLQQTSQGYDCASMVEAEPAIRQLLKLDFEPKVSTTIRRNFRQTINQTIKTQLLPMAQQQAEKILQYYPQARIFLEQTLEQEAIAKIALNQKMQLEIEQKIKQYNQSVNEINSCLRSLNLFEHQLPVINQQEIVVKIELKTESIELKHQTHSNFNSIISTTEI; this comes from the coding sequence ATGAGTTTTCTTCCTCCTCAATGTTCGGAACTGTCCAATAATGTCAACAGCATTTTAGATTTAGCACAAGAATCAAATATAAATCAGCAAAATATTCCAGTTATCGAAGCATCTCTCAAAAAAGCGATCGCCCCTAAGTTTGAAATTGTCTTTGCGGGTGCGTTTAGTGCTGGAAAGTCGATGTTAATTAATGCACTGTTGGAACGGGAATTACTTTATAGTGCCGAAGGACACGCTACAGGAACAGAATGTTACATTGAATATGCTGAGCCAGAAGCCGAGAGGGTGGTTCTAACTTTTCTCAGTGAAGTAGAAATCAAACAGCAAGCGGTTAGTCTTTGCCAGCATTTAGGATTATCAGCCAAAGATAATATTAGTGAACCAGAAGTAATAGATCTGCTGCATCAAGCTTGCGCTGCCATTATTGAACAAGAAGGTGGTGTCAGTAAGTCAGAAAGGGCAAAAAAAGCCAATGCTTTACACTTGCTGCTACAAGGGTTTGTCGCTAATCGCGATCGCATTGATGCTCAGAAAAATAATACTTACTCGATGGAGGAGTTTAATTTCTCTAATTTGTCTCAAGCAGCAACCTATGCTAGACGGGGTAGTAATAGCGCAGTACTAACTAAGGTTGAATATTACTGTCATCATCCACTTTTGCAAGACGGAAACGTACTGGTAGATATGCCAGGGATTGACGCTCCTGTAAAAAAAGATGCTGAACTTACCTATCGTAAAATTGAACATCCTGATACATCAGCGGTAATTTGTGTACTAAAACCTGCTTCGGCTGGTGAAATGACTTCAGAAGAAACCGAATTGATGGAAAAGATGAAGTCTAATCTGGGAATACGCGATCGCGTTTTTTATGTCTTTAATCGCATCGATCAGACTTGGTACAACGGACAATTAAGACAGCGTTTGGATAACTTGATTCAGACTCAGTTTCGAGATAACAAGCGAGTATATAAAACCAGTGGCTTACTTGGATTTTATGGTAGTCAAGTTAAATTTACCAATAATAGCGATCGCTTTGGTTTAAATTCTCTCTTTGCTGAAAGTGTCAAAGGAATTGGCGGTGAAGAGGAAACACCTCAGTTTGTGAGTGAGTTTAATAATTACTGTGCTAACTCTGGTAAATTGACTCGGACGAACTTTAGAGTATCTGTTAATGGCTATGAAACACCGAATGAAAACTATACTCGTATCCTGGGGGAATTTGGTACGCCGTTAATTGAACAATTAATTACCGATAGTGGCATCGAAGAATTTCGCAGTGCAATTAGTCGTTATCTAACAGAAGAAAAACGCCCTCAGCTTTTTGCTAATTTGGCTGAAGATCTCAAGCCTATTTGTGACGATCTTAAACAGAGTTATCTCCAGCAACTTCAAGAATTAGATAATCAACCTCATGAGATTGAGGCGATGAAGACTCAAGAGTTGACGTTACTCAATCAAAAGCTACAGGTAATAGCGAAAGAATTCGCCCAACATTTAGAACATGAAGTAAATTCCATCGTTACCAATCAAAATTCTGAATTTGAGTCAGATTTTCAAAAACTCAAAGCACAAATGGTAAGCCGTCTTGATGAACTGCTACAAACCTTTTCTGTACAGGATGCCTATAGTCGCGCTACTCTATCCCATCCCCGTAATGCCACTGCACCTTTAATTGCTGTTTTGGTAGAAGCTTTGTATTACTTAGCTAACGAACTTGAGGTTATTCTAGTTACCGCATCCCAAGTGTTGGTGCAAAACTTTTGCCAGCGTTTGAGCGATCGCTTTAAGCAACAAGACTACTATCGCGCCTTAGATCGCTTACTGGGTGAGGATACTGGTATTCAAGCAGAATTAAAAGAGTTAGAAAGCAAACTGATTTATGCCTTAGTCAGTGAAGCCAAAACAGAATGCGATCGCTATGTGCGAGAAAGTCCACGCTTTTATGATGAAGGAACGTTTTCCATCTATCAATTTCGTCAAACATTACAGCAAACTTCCCAAGGTTATGACTGCGCCAGCATGGTAGAAGCCGAACCCGCGATTCGTCAATTGTTAAAGTTAGATTTTGAACCAAAAGTTTCCACAACAATTCGGCGTAATTTCCGTCAAACCATTAACCAAACTATTAAAACTCAACTGTTACCAATGGCGCAGCAACAGGCAGAGAAAATCTTGCAATATTATCCTCAAGCAAGAATATTTCTAGAACAAACTTTGGAACAGGAAGCTATTGCTAAAATTGCCCTTAATCAAAAAATGCAGTTAGAAATAGAGCAAAAAATAAAGCAGTATAACCAATCAGTGAATGAAATTAATAGCTGCTTGCGATCGCTTAATTTATTCGAGCATCAATTACCAGTTATTAATCAACAAGAAATAGTTGTCAAGATTGAACTAAAGACTGAAAGTATTGAACTTAAGCATCAAACTCATAGCAATTTTAATTCAATAATTTCTACAACAGAAATATAA
- a CDS encoding class I SAM-dependent methyltransferase codes for MTLSTDKLKPDWAGDDFLSRMVNILIQTKPIYRVMQRQARRVLINTAEKNGIPWRKNYQDLENSSVKDLLDSITNPAIAYPDYYQVPFHAYDRGNLCWQAAFEAASATNSMALRIWKDEDLTWQEAQQRLRHSVYKILDTYLPETITDVLDLGCSVGISTLTLHRYFTARQNIPINTIGLDLSPYMLAVAQKADTQHEISQWLHSLGESTGLADNSQDLVTLQFVIHELPRQATVGILREVLRILKPGGVIGIVDNNPASPVIQNLPPVLFTLMKSTEPWSDDYYTFDVEAAMQQIGFDYQATIASDPRHRTLIGIKPNTRK; via the coding sequence GTGACACTTTCAACAGACAAACTAAAACCAGATTGGGCGGGAGATGATTTTCTGTCTCGTATGGTTAATATTTTGATTCAAACCAAGCCAATTTACCGCGTTATGCAGCGCCAAGCTCGCCGAGTATTAATTAATACCGCCGAAAAAAACGGCATACCCTGGCGCAAAAATTATCAAGATTTAGAAAATTCCTCCGTCAAAGACTTATTAGATTCGATTACTAATCCCGCGATCGCCTATCCTGATTATTATCAAGTACCCTTCCATGCTTACGATCGGGGAAATCTTTGTTGGCAGGCAGCTTTTGAGGCAGCTTCAGCCACGAATTCTATGGCACTAAGAATCTGGAAAGATGAGGATTTGACTTGGCAAGAGGCACAGCAACGTTTACGCCATAGTGTTTACAAGATCTTAGACACATATCTTCCTGAAACCATTACTGATGTTCTCGATCTGGGTTGTTCGGTGGGAATTTCTACCCTGACACTGCATCGATATTTTACTGCTCGACAAAATATACCAATTAATACGATCGGTTTAGATTTATCCCCCTATATGTTGGCGGTGGCGCAAAAGGCTGATACCCAACATGAAATTAGTCAATGGCTTCATAGCTTAGGAGAATCGACAGGATTAGCTGATAATTCCCAAGATCTAGTAACTTTACAGTTTGTGATCCATGAATTGCCTCGTCAGGCAACAGTGGGCATCCTGCGTGAAGTGTTACGCATTCTTAAGCCAGGAGGAGTTATTGGCATAGTCGATAATAATCCTGCTTCCCCTGTAATTCAAAATCTCCCCCCCGTATTGTTCACCTTAATGAAAAGTACTGAACCCTGGAGTGATGATTACTATACGTTTGATGTGGAAGCGGCGATGCAGCAAATAGGCTTTGATTATCAAGCAACTATCGCCAGCGATCCTCGCCATCGCACTTTGATTGGGATTAAACCAAACACTAGGAAATAG
- a CDS encoding sulfotransferase family 2 domain-containing protein codes for MNSLSSQSSQSSLAINQCPAKKVIVAHYHFFKNAGTSVDVILKQNFGDAWSPIEFPKISQQSNSQLVQNWLVKQQNISAFSSHTALFPLPTLDNTLVLPIVFLRHPIIRLWSVYNFERKHRKILNHSIKLAQSKDFAGYLNYQLDQAPNRSCRNFQTYRFSWLNSQPDKTELEQALNGLDLLPIVGIVAEFDLSMKLYRQAIAKYYPLFQVQSVHKNITSEGNLSQTEKLDLIRANLDQNTYQRLLDANEDDLQLYAAAKNKLSLQFSSQVNDPD; via the coding sequence ATGAACAGTCTTAGCAGTCAATCTAGTCAATCTTCTTTAGCAATCAATCAATGTCCTGCAAAGAAAGTAATTGTGGCACATTATCACTTTTTTAAAAATGCGGGAACTTCCGTCGATGTTATTTTAAAACAAAATTTTGGCGATGCCTGGAGTCCAATTGAATTTCCCAAAATTAGTCAACAGTCAAACTCTCAGTTGGTACAAAATTGGCTCGTAAAGCAGCAGAATATCTCGGCTTTCTCTTCCCATACGGCGCTTTTTCCGTTACCTACTTTAGACAATACATTAGTATTGCCAATTGTTTTTCTGCGCCATCCGATTATTCGCCTTTGGTCAGTATATAACTTTGAACGTAAGCATCGAAAGATTCTCAATCACAGCATTAAACTTGCCCAATCAAAAGATTTTGCGGGCTATCTTAACTATCAACTAGATCAAGCGCCAAATAGATCCTGTCGTAACTTTCAAACCTACAGATTTTCCTGGTTAAATTCTCAACCCGACAAGACTGAATTAGAACAAGCCTTAAATGGTTTAGACTTATTACCCATAGTGGGTATTGTTGCCGAATTTGACTTATCAATGAAGCTTTATCGTCAGGCGATCGCTAAATATTATCCCTTGTTTCAAGTTCAGTCTGTGCATAAAAATATCACGTCTGAGGGCAATCTTTCTCAAACCGAAAAATTAGACTTGATCCGCGCTAATTTAGACCAGAATACCTATCAAAGGTTACTGGATGCTAATGAAGATGATTTACAGCTTTATGCAGCAGCCAAAAATAAATTAAGCTTGCAGTTTAGTAGTCAAGTCAATGATCCTGACTGA
- a CDS encoding GatB/YqeY domain-containing protein gives MSLKEQIGEDIKTAMKAKDKLRLQTVRGIKKAILEKEVELRPKGQDTLTPEHEIELLTQQAKQRRDSIEQFTNAGRDDLAEKESQELAIIETYLPEQVSDEEVTKIIDELIASSGATTMKDLGKVMGPAMKQLKGKADGKKIQEIVKSKLG, from the coding sequence ATGAGTCTTAAAGAACAGATTGGAGAAGACATCAAAACGGCAATGAAAGCCAAGGATAAACTGCGCCTACAAACAGTGCGGGGAATCAAAAAGGCAATCTTAGAAAAAGAAGTTGAGCTACGTCCCAAGGGTCAAGATACCCTGACTCCCGAACACGAAATCGAATTACTCACCCAACAGGCAAAACAACGCCGTGATTCGATTGAGCAGTTCACCAATGCTGGTAGAGATGACTTAGCCGAAAAAGAAAGTCAGGAATTGGCAATTATTGAAACCTACTTGCCCGAACAGGTTAGCGATGAAGAAGTGACAAAAATTATCGATGAGCTAATCGCCTCCTCTGGTGCAACTACCATGAAAGATTTAGGGAAAGTCATGGGCCCAGCGATGAAACAGTTAAAAGGTAAAGCCGACGGCAAGAAAATCCAAGAAATAGTTAAAAGTAAGCTTGGGTAA
- a CDS encoding DUF924 domain-containing protein, with translation MNKSTTPDDVLNFWFSERVKPLWFKKSAEFDREIKQRFLDTYQLAKTGELTSWRDRSFDLLALIIILDQFPRNMFRNTAQAFATDAQAVALTKYALSHNYPQELAVEQQGFLYMPLMHSENKADQALSVELFQELGKEDNLDFAIKHQAVIDRFGRFPHRNQILSRESTQAEAEFLTQPGSNF, from the coding sequence ATGAATAAATCAACTACCCCTGATGATGTCTTGAATTTTTGGTTCTCAGAGAGAGTAAAGCCACTATGGTTCAAGAAAAGTGCTGAGTTCGATCGCGAAATTAAACAACGTTTTCTTGATACCTATCAATTGGCTAAAACAGGGGAGTTAACTAGTTGGCGCGATCGCTCTTTTGATTTGCTTGCTTTAATTATTATCCTCGATCAGTTTCCCCGTAACATGTTTCGCAATACAGCTCAAGCTTTTGCCACCGATGCTCAAGCTGTAGCTTTGACTAAATATGCACTAAGTCATAACTATCCGCAGGAGCTAGCAGTAGAACAGCAAGGTTTTCTCTATATGCCGTTAATGCACAGCGAAAATAAGGCAGATCAGGCACTATCCGTTGAGCTTTTTCAAGAGTTAGGTAAAGAGGATAATCTCGATTTTGCGATTAAACATCAAGCTGTTATCGATCGCTTTGGACGTTTTCCCCACCGCAATCAAATATTAAGCAGAGAATCAACTCAAGCCGAAGCAGAGTTTTTAACTCAACCTGGTTCAAATTTTTAA
- a CDS encoding fibronectin type III domain-containing protein: protein MFTLIVINCLPMTFAHEQQPVISNNTSILSDPFLQLPTKTTVNVVWFTEFLGDRHQVKYGDRLKQIAIAKTTKLSRVREDRDSQIDNPPAKSVRNIWRHEAVVKDLSPSRRVPYQVTSSEGEQVYSSDVFTLSSLPTPETPLKILLTSDHQLMPMVATNLEQVVKTVGRVDAVFFPGDLVNVPDRASEWFDDRRGGAFFPSLQGKANYQLEHSGITTTYHGGEIIQHAPLFTAIGNHEVMGKVSGDRSLKEEFAQPLPRRVAKAQLNQSVQGRSLSDNQVSTAEWIENNSFNTDTYEEIFTLPQSNSGGKRYYASTFGEIRLISLYVTNIWRSPSLDVDAQGRYKESASSLDRPQDWGYGQHIFEAIAKGSPQYEWLKQELASEAYQQAKYKVVMFHHPPHTLGGNIVPPYTDPQPKESYSEAGKLTSRYYDYPIQDDYIIRDLLPLLESAGVQLVYYGHSHLWNRFQSTSGMHFLESSNVGNSYGAHVGDNKREIPPYSPQNFVPIGDPNGLNPIVPNIAPLTDNMGQPLPYIASNEITAFSIFDTATGTVSSYRYDIREPDAPAIIFDQFKLKNH from the coding sequence ATGTTTACCCTGATCGTGATTAATTGTTTGCCCATGACTTTTGCCCATGAACAACAGCCAGTAATCAGCAACAATACATCTATTTTGAGCGATCCTTTTCTGCAATTACCGACAAAAACTACGGTAAATGTAGTCTGGTTTACTGAATTTTTAGGCGATCGCCATCAGGTTAAATATGGCGATCGATTAAAACAAATTGCGATCGCCAAGACAACAAAACTCAGCCGAGTCCGTGAGGATCGAGATTCGCAAATCGATAACCCTCCCGCAAAGTCGGTGCGCAATATTTGGCGACATGAAGCTGTAGTTAAGGATCTCTCTCCTAGTCGGCGTGTGCCATATCAAGTAACTAGCAGTGAAGGAGAACAAGTCTACAGTAGCGATGTCTTTACCCTTTCCAGTCTACCCACGCCAGAAACCCCACTCAAAATTTTACTGACTTCAGATCATCAGTTAATGCCCATGGTAGCGACTAACCTAGAGCAAGTTGTCAAAACCGTTGGTCGTGTGGATGCTGTCTTTTTTCCTGGAGATTTAGTCAACGTTCCAGATCGCGCTTCGGAGTGGTTTGACGATCGCCGAGGGGGAGCATTTTTTCCCAGTCTTCAGGGTAAAGCTAACTATCAGCTAGAACATAGCGGTATTACTACTACCTATCATGGTGGCGAGATTATTCAACACGCACCTTTATTTACGGCGATCGGTAATCATGAAGTAATGGGCAAAGTATCAGGCGATCGCAGTTTGAAGGAAGAATTCGCTCAACCTCTGCCTCGTCGAGTAGCGAAAGCACAACTAAATCAGTCAGTACAAGGGAGAAGCCTGAGTGATAATCAGGTTTCCACAGCCGAATGGATCGAGAACAACTCTTTCAATACTGATACCTACGAAGAAATTTTTACTCTGCCTCAAAGTAACTCAGGCGGAAAAAGATATTATGCGAGTACCTTTGGCGAGATTAGATTAATTTCTCTATATGTAACTAATATTTGGCGCAGTCCTAGTTTAGATGTAGATGCACAGGGTCGATATAAAGAGAGTGCAAGCAGTCTCGATCGCCCTCAAGATTGGGGTTATGGACAGCATATCTTTGAAGCGATCGCCAAGGGAAGCCCTCAGTATGAATGGTTAAAGCAAGAATTAGCCAGTGAGGCTTATCAGCAGGCTAAATACAAGGTCGTTATGTTTCATCATCCACCCCATACTCTTGGGGGTAATATTGTTCCCCCATATACCGATCCTCAGCCCAAGGAATCTTACTCTGAAGCTGGCAAGCTAACATCTCGCTATTATGATTATCCGATCCAAGATGACTATATTATCCGCGATCTCTTGCCGTTATTAGAATCAGCAGGAGTTCAGCTAGTTTATTATGGACATTCCCATCTTTGGAATCGATTTCAAAGTACTTCAGGAATGCATTTTCTGGAATCTTCTAATGTGGGCAATAGTTACGGCGCTCATGTTGGAGATAATAAACGAGAGATTCCCCCCTACAGTCCCCAAAATTTTGTTCCCATAGGCGATCCTAATGGTTTAAACCCAATTGTGCCGAATATTGCACCCTTGACCGATAATATGGGGCAGCCATTACCCTATATTGCTAGTAATGAGATTACTGCTTTTAGTATTTTTGATACCGCTACAGGAACAGTGAGCAGCTATCGCTATGATATTCGTGAACCCGATGCTCCAGCGATTATCTTTGACCAGTTTAAGCTTAAAAATCATTAA
- a CDS encoding RNA-binding protein hfq codes for MTEFNTELPGVRQVQGYIKNKQEVELKLVTDDLVVGKILWQDADSLCMVDHYSQETLVWRQALVYIKPKA; via the coding sequence ATGACTGAATTTAATACCGAACTACCTGGCGTCAGACAAGTCCAAGGCTATATTAAAAACAAGCAAGAAGTAGAACTAAAGTTAGTCACCGACGATTTAGTGGTCGGCAAAATTCTCTGGCAAGATGCAGATTCTCTCTGTATGGTGGATCACTACAGCCAGGAAACTCTAGTATGGCGACAAGCCTTGGTCTATATTAAGCCAAAAGCCTGA
- a CDS encoding HNH endonuclease, with protein sequence MSKTPRISLPQSVRNYVLQRDNYQCQSCGKQNTETELNIDHIISLAQGGSNDMSNLQVLCSRCNQKKKHHFDSRFQRHYD encoded by the coding sequence ATGTCTAAAACACCAAGAATAAGCTTGCCCCAATCAGTCAGGAATTATGTGTTGCAGCGAGATAATTATCAATGTCAAAGTTGCGGTAAACAGAATACTGAGACAGAACTAAATATAGATCATATTATCTCTCTGGCTCAAGGTGGCAGTAATGACATGAGTAACTTACAAGTCTTGTGTAGTCGATGTAATCAAAAGAAAAAACATCATTTTGATTCTCGTTTTCAACGTCATTATGATTAA
- the dapF gene encoding diaminopimelate epimerase: MVIEFSKYQGLGNDFILIDNRHTAKPIITPEQAIAICDRHFGIGADGVIFALTGKADTDTDYTMRIYNSDGSEPEMCGNGIRCLAKFIADLEGNTEVNKSYKIDTLAGLIVPKLEENGEVTVDMGEPELTASKIPTTLTGVEGKVIAQPLEVADRSWLVTTVSMGNPHCITFVEDSDAIALEQIGPLFEHHPVFPQRTNTEFIEVVKPDYIKMRVWERGAGITLACGTGACASVVAGVLNHQCDRFCTVELPGGCLQINWSAADNRVYMTGPATKVFQGQYPL, translated from the coding sequence ATGGTAATCGAGTTTAGCAAATACCAAGGATTAGGCAATGATTTTATTCTGATTGATAATCGTCATACTGCCAAACCGATAATTACTCCCGAACAAGCGATCGCCATCTGCGATCGCCATTTTGGTATTGGTGCTGATGGGGTTATTTTTGCCCTGACCGGCAAGGCAGATACAGATACAGACTACACCATGAGAATTTATAATTCTGATGGTTCTGAACCAGAAATGTGTGGCAACGGTATCCGCTGTCTCGCTAAGTTTATCGCCGATCTTGAAGGAAATACCGAAGTTAATAAATCTTACAAGATTGATACTTTAGCAGGGCTAATTGTACCAAAGCTAGAGGAGAACGGTGAAGTCACAGTAGATATGGGAGAACCAGAGTTAACCGCCTCCAAGATCCCGACAACTCTTACAGGTGTCGAGGGGAAAGTTATCGCACAGCCCTTAGAAGTTGCCGATCGCTCTTGGTTAGTTACCACCGTTAGTATGGGAAATCCTCACTGTATTACTTTTGTCGAAGATAGTGATGCGATCGCCCTAGAGCAAATTGGCCCTTTGTTTGAACATCACCCTGTTTTCCCTCAACGGACAAATACTGAGTTTATTGAAGTGGTAAAACCAGACTATATCAAGATGCGGGTTTGGGAAAGAGGGGCTGGAATTACCCTCGCCTGTGGTACTGGTGCTTGTGCTTCTGTGGTGGCTGGGGTATTAAATCATCAATGCGATCGCTTTTGTACTGTAGAACTTCCTGGTGGGTGTCTGCAAATAAATTGGTCAGCAGCAGATAATCGCGTTTATATGACTGGCCCAGCGACTAAAGTATTTCAGGGACAATACCCATTGTAA